In the genome of Chrysiogenia bacterium, one region contains:
- the dnaK gene encoding molecular chaperone DnaK, with protein sequence MGKIIGIDLGTTNSCVAVMEGTEARVIPNQEGARTTPSVVGFSKDGEVLVGQAARRQAVINPQNTIYSAKRFVGRKFGEISNESKMVPYTVIEHENGDSWFQVGDKKFSPPEISARVLQKLKKAAEDYLGEEVTEAVITVPAYFNDSQRQATKDAGKIAGLEVKRIINEPTAAALAYGLDKKSNEMIAVYDFGGGTFDISILEVGDNVVEVKATNGDTHLGGDDLDDRIIRWLADEFKKDSGLDVSGDPMVMQRLKEAAEKAKIELSSALETDINLPFLTADQTGPKHLNVKLTRSNFEKMIADLVDRSIEPVKKALADAGLKPNQIDEVVLVGGSTRVPIIAQKVKEYFGKDPHKGVNPDEVVAIGAAIQGGVLTGDVKDVLLLDVSPLSLGIETLGGVFTRLITRNTTIPTRKSEIFSTAADNQTSVEIHVLQGEREMASDNKTLGKFHLMGLPAAPRGMPQVEVTFDIDANGILNVSAKDKATGKEQSIKIEASSGLSSDEIDNMVKDAEAHADEDKRKREKAEAHNQLDTLIFQTEKTLGENREQLDAETISKIEAALEAGKKTLEEGDAEAMKKATEEIVQASHKMAELMYQKAQAEGGAAPGAEGAADSEGGDDNVVDAEYRDVN encoded by the coding sequence ATGGGCAAGATTATCGGCATTGATCTGGGTACGACCAACTCGTGCGTCGCGGTCATGGAAGGCACCGAGGCACGGGTGATCCCCAACCAGGAGGGTGCACGCACGACCCCCTCGGTCGTGGGCTTCAGCAAGGACGGCGAGGTTCTGGTCGGCCAGGCCGCTCGCCGCCAGGCGGTCATCAATCCCCAGAACACCATCTACTCGGCCAAGCGCTTTGTCGGCCGCAAGTTCGGAGAGATCTCCAACGAATCGAAGATGGTTCCCTACACCGTGATCGAGCACGAAAACGGCGATAGTTGGTTCCAGGTCGGCGACAAGAAGTTCAGCCCGCCCGAGATCAGCGCCCGTGTATTGCAGAAGCTCAAGAAGGCTGCCGAAGACTACCTGGGCGAGGAAGTGACCGAAGCGGTCATCACCGTGCCCGCCTACTTCAACGACTCCCAGCGTCAGGCCACCAAGGACGCCGGCAAGATCGCCGGTCTTGAGGTCAAGCGCATCATCAACGAGCCCACCGCCGCGGCGCTCGCCTACGGGCTCGACAAGAAGTCCAACGAAATGATCGCCGTCTACGACTTCGGTGGCGGCACCTTCGACATTTCGATTCTCGAGGTCGGCGACAACGTCGTCGAAGTGAAGGCGACCAACGGCGATACTCACCTGGGTGGTGACGATCTCGACGATCGCATCATCAGGTGGCTCGCCGATGAGTTCAAGAAGGACTCGGGCCTGGATGTCAGCGGCGACCCCATGGTCATGCAGCGACTCAAGGAAGCGGCCGAGAAGGCGAAGATCGAACTCTCCAGCGCGCTGGAGACGGACATCAACCTGCCCTTCCTCACCGCAGACCAGACCGGTCCCAAGCACCTCAACGTCAAGCTCACCCGCTCGAACTTCGAGAAGATGATCGCCGACCTGGTGGATCGCTCCATCGAGCCGGTCAAGAAGGCGCTGGCCGACGCGGGCCTCAAGCCCAACCAGATCGATGAGGTCGTTCTGGTCGGTGGTTCGACCCGCGTGCCGATCATCGCCCAGAAGGTCAAGGAATACTTCGGCAAGGACCCGCACAAGGGCGTCAATCCCGACGAGGTGGTCGCCATCGGCGCGGCCATCCAGGGCGGCGTGCTCACCGGCGACGTCAAGGACGTACTGCTGCTCGACGTCTCACCCCTCTCACTGGGTATCGAGACCCTGGGCGGCGTGTTCACGCGCCTGATTACGCGCAACACAACCATCCCCACCCGCAAGAGCGAGATTTTCTCCACGGCGGCCGACAACCAGACCTCCGTCGAGATCCACGTCCTGCAGGGCGAGCGCGAGATGGCATCCGACAACAAGACGCTCGGCAAGTTCCATCTGATGGGCCTGCCGGCTGCGCCGCGCGGCATGCCGCAGGTCGAGGTCACCTTCGACATCGACGCCAACGGCATCCTCAATGTCTCGGCCAAGGACAAGGCCACCGGCAAGGAGCAGTCGATCAAGATCGAAGCTTCCTCGGGCCTGTCTTCGGACGAGATCGACAACATGGTCAAGGACGCCGAGGCCCATGCCGACGAGGACAAGCGCAAGCGCGAGAAGGCCGAAGCCCACAACCAGCTCGACACCCTGATCTTCCAGACCGAGAAGACGCTGGGCGAGAACCGCGAGCAGCTCGATGCCGAGACGATCTCGAAGATCGAGGCGGCGCTCGAGGCCGGCAAGAAGACCCTCGAAGAGGGCGACGCCGAGGCCATGAAGAAGGCCACCGAGGAGATCGTCCAGGCCTCCCACAAGATGGCCGAGCTGATGTACCAGAAGGCCCAGGCCGAAGGCGGCGCGGCCCCCGGCGCCGAGGGCGCTGCTGACTCCGAGGGCGGCGACGACAACGTGGTCGACGCCGAGTACCGCGACGTCAACTAA
- a CDS encoding branched-chain amino acid transaminase — MVTATEKIWLDGKLINWADAQFHLLTHAIHYGSSVFEGVRSYEVPGGKGAIFRLDEHVQRLFDSAHILEMEIPYSQEQVRNAIIETLQANKLTGAYIRPIAFMGAGDMGLFVRSNPIHMAVAAWVWGAYLGEDGMANGIRVRVSSYQRMHVNTHMTKSKAGGNYINSILAKREAMRDGYDEAIMLDTDGYVSEASGENIFIVRHGKLKTPPLTSILEGITRASVMEVARAKGLEVIEERFTRDELYIADEIFLCGTAAEITPVREVDGRKVGDGRPGDITKSVRETYFAAVKGEDADYKKWLTEF; from the coding sequence ATGGTTACAGCAACTGAGAAAATCTGGTTGGACGGAAAGCTCATCAACTGGGCGGACGCGCAGTTTCACCTGCTCACGCACGCCATTCACTACGGCAGCAGCGTCTTCGAAGGCGTACGTTCCTACGAAGTCCCGGGCGGCAAGGGCGCGATCTTCCGCCTGGACGAGCACGTCCAGCGGCTCTTCGACTCGGCCCACATTCTGGAGATGGAAATTCCCTACTCGCAGGAGCAGGTTCGCAACGCCATCATCGAGACCCTGCAGGCCAACAAGCTCACGGGCGCCTACATCCGGCCGATTGCCTTCATGGGCGCCGGCGACATGGGGCTGTTCGTTCGGAGCAACCCCATTCACATGGCCGTGGCCGCGTGGGTGTGGGGCGCCTATCTGGGCGAGGATGGCATGGCCAACGGCATTCGCGTGCGTGTTTCAAGCTACCAGCGCATGCACGTCAACACGCACATGACCAAGAGCAAGGCCGGCGGAAACTACATCAATTCCATCCTGGCCAAGCGCGAGGCCATGCGCGATGGATACGACGAGGCGATCATGCTCGATACCGACGGCTACGTCTCGGAAGCCTCGGGCGAGAACATCTTCATCGTGCGCCACGGCAAGCTCAAGACCCCGCCGCTGACCTCGATTCTCGAAGGCATCACCCGCGCCTCCGTGATGGAAGTGGCCCGGGCCAAGGGGCTGGAAGTGATCGAAGAGCGCTTTACGCGCGACGAGCTCTACATCGCCGACGAGATCTTCCTGTGCGGCACCGCCGCGGAGATCACCCCCGTTCGCGAGGTCGACGGCCGCAAGGTGGGCGACGGGCGTCCCGGCGACATCACCAAGTCCGTGCGCGAGACCTACTTCGCCGCGGTAAAGGGCGAGGACGCCGACTACAAGAAGTGGCTCACCGAGTTCTAG
- the clpX gene encoding ATP-dependent Clp protease ATP-binding subunit ClpX, translating to MGLTPRKIYEHLDRYVIGQHEAKRTVATAAYNHFKRIHHANNAQKQLIRRSNILMIGPTGCGKTHIARNLAEILDVPLAICDATEYTEAGYYGKDAEVMVAELLYQVAGDIELAQNGVIFIDEIDKIARKSNGARNGAAGRDIGGEGVQQALLKVLDGKRMFVPLNVTQHWNRHDFVEMDTQNILFICAGTFSDLRPEFDSGQPIGFESEAEREARKALRRPVSTKELVDYGFLHELLGRLPVIVQLDALRAEDLITILRDPPDSILREYTEVLAMDDVTLETTEDALLEMARYAQEQRVGARGLRSIMERVLADILFEAPEREGQTARIDADFVRERLADFMLSEKTPRPD from the coding sequence GTGGGGCTCACGCCCCGCAAGATCTACGAGCATCTCGACCGCTACGTCATCGGCCAGCACGAGGCCAAGCGCACCGTTGCAACCGCTGCCTACAACCACTTCAAACGAATCCACCACGCAAACAACGCACAAAAGCAGCTCATCCGCCGCTCCAATATCCTGATGATCGGCCCCACGGGCTGCGGCAAAACCCACATCGCGCGCAACCTGGCCGAGATCCTGGACGTGCCGCTGGCGATCTGTGACGCGACCGAATACACCGAGGCCGGCTACTACGGAAAAGACGCCGAGGTCATGGTCGCCGAGCTGCTCTACCAGGTGGCCGGCGACATCGAGCTGGCCCAGAACGGCGTCATCTTCATCGACGAGATCGACAAGATCGCGCGCAAGTCCAACGGCGCGCGCAACGGCGCGGCCGGGCGCGACATCGGCGGCGAGGGCGTGCAGCAGGCGCTGCTCAAGGTCCTCGACGGCAAACGCATGTTCGTCCCCCTCAATGTCACCCAGCACTGGAATCGCCACGACTTCGTGGAGATGGATACCCAGAACATCCTGTTCATCTGCGCGGGCACCTTCTCGGACCTGCGCCCGGAATTCGATTCGGGCCAGCCCATCGGTTTCGAGAGCGAGGCAGAGCGCGAGGCCCGCAAGGCGTTGCGCAGGCCGGTCTCCACCAAGGAACTCGTCGACTACGGGTTTCTCCACGAACTGCTCGGGCGGCTCCCCGTCATCGTGCAGCTCGATGCCCTGCGGGCCGAGGACCTCATCACCATTCTGCGCGATCCGCCCGATTCCATCCTTCGCGAATACACCGAGGTCCTGGCCATGGACGACGTTACCCTGGAGACCACCGAGGACGCCCTGCTGGAGATGGCCCGCTACGCCCAGGAGCAACGCGTGGGGGCCCGCGGCCTGCGCAGCATCATGGAACGGGTGCTGGCCGACATCCTGTTCGAGGCGCCAGAGCGCGAGGGCCAGACCGCCCGGATCGATGCCGACTTCGTCCGGGAGCGCCTGGCCGACTTTATGCTGAGCGAGAAGACTCCCAGGCCCGATTGA